Proteins from a single region of Anastrepha ludens isolate Willacy chromosome 5, idAnaLude1.1, whole genome shotgun sequence:
- the LOC128862776 gene encoding ionotropic receptor 21a-like — protein MDMSVGHSRDCASFITLASKALPKYRAIMGPFQWPVWVCIVFIYLGAIFPIAYSDRMTLRHVIGNWGEMENMFWYVFGMFTNSLTFSGKYSWTSTQKSSTRLLIGSYWLFTIIITACYTGSIIAFVTLPAFPSTVDSVNDLLGLFFRVGTLDNSGWETWFQNSTHVPTSKLYKKMEFVSTLEEGVGNVTQSFFWNYAFLGSAAQLEFLVQKNFSDDNISRRSALHLSEECFALFQVGFVFPRDSVYKRKIDSMILLAQQSGLMNKILSEVKWSMQRSASGKLLQASSSNALRERIQEERQLTTADTEGMFLLMGVGYLLGAIALISEIVGGITNKCRQIMKRSRKSISSAWSSRRNSEDDENGLRTAAEQLAHNQQRAARRKEKEREYDARQGFGVREFNLTKKTLKELYGNYYKPEPHYVLKDGKLLLETEALSASSADCESRQSSADIPAVMLPHLHSKKEAILVAEIERQKYLEREREHALIAAAAEESLAALDECLKVHNGGDSSEGSEDADRVDDFKLFGSLVEPEGPLATKLNELNLFNDATAMLKQLEDEPRVDEQS, from the exons ATGGATATGTCGGTTGGACATTCGCGTGATTGTGCCAGTTTTATAACACTCGCTTCCAAAGCATTGCCCAA ATACCGCGCTATTATGGGCCCATTTCAGTGGCCTGTTTGGGtttgtattgttttcatttacttGGGCGCTATATTTCCTATTGCGTACAGTGATCGGATGACCTTGCGTCACGTGATTGGAAATTGGGGTGAAATGGAGAATATGTTTTGGTATGTCTTCGGAATGTTTACGAATAGCTTAACCTTCTCGGGCAAATATTCATGGACCAGCACACAAAAGTCATCCACACGTTTGCTGATAGGCTCCTATTGGTTATTTACGATCATTATTACCGCTTGCTATACGGGCTCAATTATTGCATTTGTTACACTGCCAGCGTTTCCTAGTACCGTGGATTCAGTCAATGATCTGTTGGGTCTCTTCTTTCGCGTGGGAACTTTGG ACAACAGCGGCTGGGAGACTTGGTTCCAGAACTCCACGCATGTTCCAACATCTAAGCTGTATAAGAAAATGGAGTTCGTTTCTACCTTGGAGGAGGGCGTTGGCAATGTAACACAGAGTTTCTTCTGGAATTACGCTTTTCTGGGTTCTGCTGCGCAGCTTGAATTTTTGGTGCAGAAAAATTTCTCCGATGA CAACATTTCGCGTCGATCGGCACTTCACCTCAGCGAGGAGTGCTTTGCATTGTTCCAAGTCGGCTTCGTGTTTCCACGCGATTCTGTTTATAAGCGCAAAATCGATTCAATGATTCTGCTTGCGCAACAAAGTGGACTAATGAACAAAATCCTCAGCGAAGTCAAATGGTCCATGCAACGTTCCGCCAGCGGCAAATTGCTACAAGCCAGCTCATCCAATGCACTGCGTGAGCGCATACAAGAGGAGCGCCAATTAACCACAGCCGATACAGAGGGCATGTTCCTCCTCATGGGTGTTGGTTATCTCTTGGGCGCGATAGCGCTCATTTCCGAAATCGTGGGCGGCATAACAAACAAGTGCCGTCAGATAATGAAACGTTCGCGCAAGTCCATTTCGAGCGCTTGGTCATCGAGACGCAACTCGGAAGACGATGAAAACGGATTACGCACTGCAGCCGAACAGTTGGCACACAATCAGCAGCGGGCAGCTCGGCGTAAAGAGAAAGAGCGAGAGTACGATGCCAGGCAAGGTTTTGGAGTGCGCGAATTCAATCTCACCAAGAAAACACTGAAAGAGTTGTACGGCAACTATTACAAACCGGAACCGCATTACGTGCTGAAGGATGGTAAATTGCTGCTGGAAACGGAGGCGCTATCCGCCAGCTCGGCTGATTGCGAATCACGCCAATCGAGTGCCGACATACCTGCCGTGATGTTACCGCATCTGCATAGCAAAAAAGAGGCTATACTAGTGGCGGAGATCGAGCGTCAAAAGTATCTGGAAAGAGAGCGCGAGCATGCGCtaatagcagcagcagctgaGGAGTCTTTAGCGGCGTTAGATGAATGTCTTAAGGTGCACAATGGTGGCGATAGCAGTGAGGGTAGCGAGGACGCGGATAGGGTAGATGATTTCAAATTATTCGGCAGTTTGGTAGAGCCCGAAGGGCCGTTGGCCACCAAATTGaatgaactaaatttatttaatgacgCCACTGCTATGCTAAAACAGCTAGAGGATGAACCGAGAGTTGATGAGCAAAGTTAA
- the LOC128862775 gene encoding ionotropic receptor 21a: protein MVIVSPTNWSRFIASVGVILVCMESTTCELLSETAAGIGCVSPNLIKRYHLNSQLYQDCEYLQRNASGAPPQRLRRAIRPIFRGKPKPRGEVLAKKFHMNVNNYDQTDSLVRLINKIASEYLYKCPPVIYYDSFVEKSDAMILESLFKTFPMTFYHGEINEHYKAINSRLKKRIDSNCKSYILFLSDPQMTRKIIGPQIESRVVLIARSTQWKLRDFLASEASSNIVNLLVVGVSLTKGPQGESPYVLYTHKLYTDGLGSNTPVVLTSWIRGALSRPHVNLFPPKFSKGFAGHSFRVSAANQPPFIFRTQQLSTSGTAAAVWDGVEYRLLNMIASKLNFTIDIVEPPPRSGGKSVIDGISVQIAKKAADVGMCGLYITEDRITEMDMSVGHSRDCASFITLASKALPKYRAIMGPFQWPVWVCIVFIYLGAIFPIAYSDRMTLRHVIGNWGEMENMFWYVFGMFTNSLTFSGKYSWTSTQKSSTRLLIGSYWLFTIIITACYTGSIIAFVTLPAFPSTVDSVNDLLGLFFRVGTLDNSGWETWFQNSTHVPTSKLYKKMEFVSTLEEGVGNVTQSFFWNYAFLGSAAQLEFLVQKNFSDDNISRRSALHLSEECFALFQVGFVFPRDSVYKRKIDSMILLAQQSGLMNKILSEVKWSMQRSASGKLLQASSSNALRERIQEERQLTTADTEGMFLLMGVGYLLGAIALISEIVGGITNKCRQIMKRSRKSISSAWSSRRNSEDDENGLRTAAEQLAHNQQRAARRKEKEREYDARQGFGVREFNLTKKTLKELYGNYYKPEPHYVLKDGKLLLETEALSASSADCESRQSSADIPAVMLPHLHSKKEAILVAEIERQKYLEREREHALIAAAAEESLAALDECLKVHNGGDSSEGSEDADRVDDFKLFGSLVEPEGPLATKLNELNLFNDATAMLKQLEDEPRVDEQS, encoded by the exons ATGGTCATTGTCAGCCCGACTAATTGGTCACGCTTCATTGCGTCAGTGGGTGTGATACTGGTGTGCATGGAATCGACGACTTGTGAGCTTTTATCTGAGACAGCGGCAGGCATTGGCTGTGTCAGTCCAAATTTGATAAAGCGTTACCACCTAAATTCTCAGCTATACCAAGACTGCGAATATCTGCAGCGAAATGCATCAGGAGCACCGCCACAACGGTTACGGCGAGCCATCAGACCTATTTTTCGTGGAAAACCCAAGCCGCGCGGAGAAGTGCTGGCCAAAAAGTTCCATATGAATGTCAACAACTACGATCAAACTGATTCGTTGGTGCGTCTAATCAATAAAATCGCCAGCGAGTATCTATACAAATGTCCGCCAGTCATCTATTACGATAGTTTTGTAGAGAAATCAGACGCTATGATACTGGAGAGCCTTTTTAAG ACTTTTCCCATGACCTTCTATCATGGCGAAATAAACGAGCATTACAAGGCTATTAATTCACGGCTCAAAAAACGTATTGACAGCAACTGTAAAAGTTATATACTTTTTCTCTCCGATCCGCAAATGACGCGCAAAATTATCGGACCACAAATTGAGAGTCGCGTTGTGCTAATCGCGCGCTCGACACAATGGAAACTGAGGGACTTTTTGGCATCCGAAGCCTCTTCGAACATTGTGAATTTGTTGGTCGTAGGCGTATCACTGACAAAGGGTCCGCAGGGG GAAAGCCCCTACGTTCTATACACGCACAAACTATATACGGACGGTCTGGGCTCGAATACGCCTGTTGTGCTGACTAGCTGGATTCGAGGTGCACTCTCTCGTCCACACGTCAATCTCTTTCCGCCGAAATTTTCCAAAGGTTTTGCTGGGCACAGTTTCCGAGTGTCAGCAGCCAATCAACCCCCATTTATATTTCGTACACAACAACTGTCGACCAGTGGCACAGCGGCCGCCGTTTGGGATGGCGTCGAATATCGTTTGCTCAATATGATCGCTTCGAAACTCAACTTTACCATCGACATAGTTGAGCCTCCGCCACGTTCAGGTGGAAAAAG CGTCATTGATGGCATAAGTGTTCAAATCGCCAAAAAGGCAGCGGACGTCGGCATGTGTGGACTATATATCACCGAGGATCGCATCACAGAAATGGATATGTCGGTTGGACATTCGCGTGATTGTGCCAGTTTTATAACACTCGCTTCCAAAGCATTGCCCAA ATACCGCGCTATTATGGGCCCATTTCAGTGGCCTGTTTGGGtttgtattgttttcatttacttGGGCGCTATATTTCCTATTGCGTACAGTGATCGGATGACCTTGCGTCACGTGATTGGAAATTGGGGTGAAATGGAGAATATGTTTTGGTATGTCTTCGGAATGTTTACGAATAGCTTAACCTTCTCGGGCAAATATTCATGGACCAGCACACAAAAGTCATCCACACGTTTGCTGATAGGCTCCTATTGGTTATTTACGATCATTATTACCGCTTGCTATACGGGCTCAATTATTGCATTTGTTACACTGCCAGCGTTTCCTAGTACCGTGGATTCAGTCAATGATCTGTTGGGTCTCTTCTTTCGCGTGGGAACTTTGG ACAACAGCGGCTGGGAGACTTGGTTCCAGAACTCCACGCATGTTCCAACATCTAAGCTGTATAAGAAAATGGAGTTCGTTTCTACCTTGGAGGAGGGCGTTGGCAATGTAACACAGAGTTTCTTCTGGAATTACGCTTTTCTGGGTTCTGCTGCGCAGCTTGAATTTTTGGTGCAGAAAAATTTCTCCGATGA CAACATTTCGCGTCGATCGGCACTTCACCTCAGCGAGGAGTGCTTTGCATTGTTCCAAGTCGGCTTCGTGTTTCCACGCGATTCTGTTTATAAGCGCAAAATCGATTCAATGATTCTGCTTGCGCAACAAAGTGGACTAATGAACAAAATCCTCAGCGAAGTCAAATGGTCCATGCAACGTTCCGCCAGCGGCAAATTGCTACAAGCCAGCTCATCCAATGCACTGCGTGAGCGCATACAAGAGGAGCGCCAATTAACCACAGCCGATACAGAGGGCATGTTCCTCCTCATGGGTGTTGGTTATCTCTTGGGCGCGATAGCGCTCATTTCCGAAATCGTGGGCGGCATAACAAACAAGTGCCGTCAGATAATGAAACGTTCGCGCAAGTCCATTTCGAGCGCTTGGTCATCGAGACGCAACTCGGAAGACGATGAAAACGGATTACGCACTGCAGCCGAACAGTTGGCACACAATCAGCAGCGGGCAGCTCGGCGTAAAGAGAAAGAGCGAGAGTACGATGCCAGGCAAGGTTTTGGAGTGCGCGAATTCAATCTCACCAAGAAAACACTGAAAGAGTTGTACGGCAACTATTACAAACCGGAACCGCATTACGTGCTGAAGGATGGTAAATTGCTGCTGGAAACGGAGGCGCTATCCGCCAGCTCGGCTGATTGCGAATCACGCCAATCGAGTGCCGACATACCTGCCGTGATGTTACCGCATCTGCATAGCAAAAAAGAGGCTATACTAGTGGCGGAGATCGAGCGTCAAAAGTATCTGGAAAGAGAGCGCGAGCATGCGCtaatagcagcagcagctgaGGAGTCTTTAGCGGCGTTAGATGAATGTCTTAAGGTGCACAATGGTGGCGATAGCAGTGAGGGTAGCGAGGACGCGGATAGGGTAGATGATTTCAAATTATTCGGCAGTTTGGTAGAGCCCGAAGGGCCGTTGGCCACCAAATTGaatgaactaaatttatttaatgacgCCACTGCTATGCTAAAACAGCTAGAGGATGAACCGAGAGTTGATGAGCAAAGTTAA